Proteins encoded in a region of the Pristis pectinata isolate sPriPec2 chromosome 16, sPriPec2.1.pri, whole genome shotgun sequence genome:
- the LOC127578994 gene encoding uncharacterized protein LOC127578994, translating into MALRGPEQRPRGGSPMIWSVRAAAREQAGARAPGASACGAVAVENVLRALGLGASADAVERAVRTRLRELHAPLPRYLMSRSVAGATHEQLLEGADGASEGRVTGRFFSFYPERAVDLTSWLAGWIRKGAVPVATMNMQVAVPEGEEIPDAWHHQMIFGVGAEGIYMTNPLELVSSHIVKQHLCSASLLLIRQQDVLARLPSDAEQSVLTELRDHLPWRQLDVAGQVARIIAGNTDGLGSPHLVIPAAYKSGITLFVLRHSEVASELFSAAELPLSADGDNQSLNNRENRGLDSGGN; encoded by the exons ATGGCCCTGCGCGGCCCCGAGCAGCGGCCCCGCGGCGGGTCGCCGATGATCTGGAGCGTGCGGGCGGCGGCGCGGGAGCAGGCGGGAGCGCGCGCGCCGGGAGCGAGCGCCTGCGGCGCGGTCGCGGTGGAGAACGTGCTGCGGGCCCTGGGCCTGGGCGCCTCGGCTGACGCGGTGGAGCGGGCCGTGCGGACCCGGCTGAGGGAGCTGCACGCCCCGCTGCCCCGCTACTTGATGTCCCGGAGTGTGGCAG GTGCGACCCAcgagcagctgctggagggagcagATGGGGCCAGCGAGGGCAGGGTCACTGGCAGGTTCTTCAGCTTCTACCCAGAGCGGGCAGTGGATCTGACGTCCTGGCTGGCTGGCTGGATCAGGAAGGGGGCTGTTCCTGTAGCCACCATGAACATGCAAGTGGCAGTGCCAGAGGGGGAAGAGATCCCAGATGCCTGGCACCATCAGATGATCTTcggagtgggtgcagaggggatttacatgACCAATCCCCTAGAGCTCG TGAGCAGTCACATTGTGAAGCAGCACCTGTGCAGTGCCTCGCTGCTCCTGATCCGGCAGCAGGATGTCCTTGCTCGTCTTCCAAGTGATGCTGAGCAGTCGGTGCTCACAGAGCTCAGGGACCATCTGCCATGGAGACAACTGGATGTTGCAG GTCAGGTGGCTCGGATCATCGCTGGGAACACCGACGGTTTGGGCTCGCCTCACCTGGTCATCCCAGCCGCCTACAAGTCGGGGATCACGCTGTTCGTTCTGAGACACTCAGAAGTGGCCAGTGAGCTGTTTTCAGCCGCAGAGTTGCCTTTATCAGCGGATGGCGATAATCAGAGCCTGAACAACAGGGAGAACAGAGGCCTGGACTCTGGGGGCAACTGA
- the osgn1 gene encoding oxidative stress induced growth inhibitor 1 — translation MLEDRVLPDDGSLTIPVLVVGNGPSGICLSYLLSGYRPYLSPLASHPNPILQRKLEENRHLSIVDQDLEWLSEGLEGRSSNPVAVLFDTLLLPDGDYGLDHTSPLWWRLEAAQSISHLVLGTGLPGGSWHDMEGSMLTLSFGNWMELPGLKMKDWVSEKRRSLRNDRVLPAEVAAYYQNFVGEMGLEKNFVSSSCVTALRRAGSEGEVGGERCVTRESREDGTCCQAAPSLWEVQGYQTSRDGSRTPFLIRAENVVLATGTHDEPVRLGVEGEDLPYVCHSISELEVAVAQGRLNQFSDPVLIVGAGLTAADAILCAHHGSVPVLHAFRCSVTDPNLIFNQLPKVLYPEYHKVHQMMSQQCVGEEPTSYRGYTSLPQHRVRSFQPDRKCILESWDKVQTGVSVSMALVLIGTNPRLSFLRDNGVYLGLDPKLPISCRYNPLHIHPYTYELVQEPTLFAMGPLVGDNFVRFVKGGALAITSCLVKRHKEQWFPTN, via the exons ATGCTGGAGGACAGGGTGCTGCCGGACGATGGGTCTCTGACCATTCCTGTCCTTGTCGTGG GAAATGGGCCCTCAGGAATCTGCCTGTCCTACTTACTGTCTGGATACAGACCCTACCTGTCACCTCTAGCAAGCCACCCAAACCCAATCCTgcagcgcaaactggaggagaaCCGCCACCTGTCGATCGTTGACCAG GATCTGGAGTGGCTGTCTGAAGGTTTGGAGGGACGCTCCTCGAATCCAGTGGCTGTGCTCTTTGACACTcttctcctgcctgatggtgacTATGGTCTGGATCACACTTCTCCCTTGTGGTGGAGACTAGAGGCTGCACAGAGTATATCACATCTGGTCCTGGGCACAGGATTACCTGGAGGTTCCTGGCAT GATATGGAGGGCTCGATGCTCACACTGAGTTTTGGCAACTGGATGGAGTTACCGGGTCTGAAAATGAAGGACTGGGTCAGCGAGAAGCGCAG GAGCCTGAGGAATGACCGTGTGCTCCCAGCTGAGGTTGCTGCCTATTACCAGAACTTTGTCGGTGAGATGGGGCTGGAGAAGAACTTTGTGTCCAGCAGCTGTGTGACGGCGCTGCGTCGGGCTGgcagtgagggggaggtgggtggagagCGCTGTGTGACCCGGGAGAGCAGAGAGGACGGGACGTGCTGTCAAGCGGCTCCATCCTTGTGGGAGGTCCAGGGGTATCAGACCTCGAGGGACGGGAGCCGGACACCCTTTCTGATCCGAGCCGAGAACGTGGTCTTGGCGACAGGGACCCACGATGAGCCAGTGCGGCTGGGGGTGGAAGGCGAGGACTTGCCCTATGTGTGTCACAGTATCTCGGAGTTGGAGGTGGCTGTTGCCCAGGGCCGGCTGAACCAGTTCTCGGATCCCGTGTTGATCGTCGGTGCTGGACTGACCGCGGCTGACGCCATTCTCTGTGCCCACCACGGGAGTGTCCCGGTCCTGCACGCCTTCCGCTGCTCGGTCACCGATCCCAACCTGATCTTTAACCAGCTGCCCAAGGTGCTTTACCCAGAGTACCACAAGGTGCACCAGATGATGAGCcagcagtgtgtgggtgaggagccCACCTCCTACCGTGGTTACACCAGCCTCCCTCAGCACAGGGTCCGCAGCTTCCAGCCCGATCGGAAGTGCATCCTGGAAAGTTGGGACAAGGTTCAGACAGGGGTGAGCGTCTCCATGGCACTGGTGCTGATTGGGACCAACCCCAGGCTTTCTTTCCTGAGGGACAATGGAGTCTACCTGGGTCTGGACCCGAAGCTGCCCATCTCCTGCCGTTACAACCCTCTGCACATCCACCCTTACACTTACGAGCTGGTGCAGGAGCCCACTCTGTTTGCAATGGGACCTCTGGTGGGTGATAACTTTGTGCGGTTTGTCAAGGGTGGGGCTCTGGCAATCACCAGCTGCCTGGTAAAGCGGCACAAGGAGCAGTGGTTCCCCACAAACTGA